From the Chloroflexus aurantiacus J-10-fl genome, one window contains:
- the thiD gene encoding bifunctional hydroxymethylpyrimidine kinase/phosphomethylpyrimidine kinase — MTLPRCLTIAGSDSGGGAGIQADLKAFAALGAYGMSVLTAVTAQNTVGVQGVVELPAAFVGQQIDSVVTDIGVDAVKTGMLANADIIAVVAEKARAYQWPYLVVDPVMVAKSGHPLLHPEAQQALITLLLPLATIVTPNLPEARALTGLNITTIAEMEQAAQMIHAMGPRWVLVKGGHLEGDSVDVLFDGAQYQYFTAPRIETRHTHGTGCTFASAIAAGLAKGLSVPDAVAQAKEYITTALRHAPGLGQGHGPVHHFAAWYGVAE, encoded by the coding sequence ATGACGTTACCGCGTTGTCTGACGATTGCCGGTTCTGATTCTGGTGGTGGGGCCGGTATTCAGGCCGATTTAAAAGCATTTGCGGCCCTGGGTGCGTATGGTATGAGCGTACTGACCGCCGTGACGGCTCAGAATACGGTGGGGGTGCAAGGGGTGGTGGAATTGCCGGCAGCGTTTGTCGGTCAACAGATCGACTCGGTCGTTACCGACATCGGCGTCGATGCGGTGAAGACCGGGATGCTGGCAAATGCCGACATTATTGCGGTGGTTGCTGAGAAGGCACGAGCCTATCAGTGGCCTTACCTGGTGGTTGATCCGGTGATGGTAGCCAAGAGTGGACATCCATTGTTGCACCCTGAGGCGCAGCAGGCTTTGATCACGCTGTTGTTGCCACTGGCTACCATCGTGACCCCGAATCTCCCGGAAGCACGGGCACTAACCGGGCTTAACATTACAACTATTGCTGAGATGGAACAGGCGGCACAGATGATCCATGCCATGGGGCCGCGCTGGGTACTGGTGAAAGGTGGACATCTCGAAGGTGATAGTGTTGATGTGCTCTTCGACGGGGCGCAGTATCAGTACTTTACGGCGCCACGGATAGAGACACGACACACTCACGGAACCGGTTGTACTTTCGCCTCGGCGATTGCTGCCGGTTTAGCAAAGGGTCTGTCGGTACCTGATGCAGTTGCACAGGCGAAAGAATACATTACCACCGCTCTCCGTCATGCACCAGGTTTAGGTCAAGGGCATGGCCCGGTACACCATTTTGCCGCGTGGTATGGGGTTGCTGAATAG
- the thiE gene encoding thiamine phosphate synthase, with product MSIAHIVDWRLYVVTDAGLSRGRSHRAVIEAAIVGGATVVQYREKHASTRQMIEEALELRDLTRRAGVPLIVNDRVDVALAVDADGVHVGQDDMPVALARRLIGNKLLGVSAHNLSEALQAVRDGADYLGVGPIFATTTKPDAAAPIGLDGLRAIRQHVSIPIVAIGGINQANAADVMRAGADGIAVVSAVVAADDVTAAARQLRALVSVTQEKAL from the coding sequence GTGAGTATCGCCCATATTGTTGACTGGCGGCTGTATGTCGTCACTGATGCCGGGCTGTCGCGAGGCCGTTCACATCGCGCAGTGATTGAAGCGGCGATAGTTGGTGGCGCCACAGTTGTGCAGTATCGGGAGAAGCATGCCTCAACCCGGCAGATGATTGAAGAAGCGCTGGAATTGCGTGATCTGACCCGACGGGCTGGGGTGCCACTGATCGTCAATGATCGGGTAGATGTGGCACTGGCGGTAGATGCTGATGGTGTTCACGTCGGTCAGGATGATATGCCGGTGGCACTGGCGCGACGATTGATCGGCAACAAACTGTTGGGAGTGTCGGCCCACAATCTCAGTGAAGCACTTCAGGCGGTGCGTGATGGGGCAGATTATCTCGGCGTTGGGCCGATCTTCGCCACAACAACCAAACCAGATGCCGCAGCGCCGATAGGCCTGGATGGTTTACGCGCCATCCGGCAACACGTATCGATCCCAATTGTGGCAATTGGCGGTATTAATCAGGCAAATGCTGCTGATGTGATGCGGGCAGGTGCTGATGGAATTGCTGTTGTGTCAGCAGTAGTCGCAGCAGATGATGTCACTGCCGCTGCTCGTCAATTGCGTGCGCTGGTGTCAGTTACTCAGGAGAAGGCGCTATGA
- the thiM gene encoding hydroxyethylthiazole kinase, which translates to MTLNERIAELRERVRQQRPLIHHITNFVVMNDTANVTLHIGGLPVMAHDRAEVAEMVTAAGALVLNVGTLSPDWIEAMLIAGRRANELGIPIVLDPVGAGATSLRTASNRRLLEELQIAVVRGNSGEIGALAGMGGVVKGVETVVEVDDPTAAAKALAQQYRTVVAVTGRQDVVTDGKRVFLVDNGHEWLKTLTGTGCSATTVIAAFAAVEREYPFAAAAALACFGLAAELAAPAARGPASFKVAFYDAIYHLSADQIRAGARVTAVAG; encoded by the coding sequence ATGACTCTGAACGAGCGGATCGCGGAGTTGCGCGAACGGGTGCGCCAGCAGCGCCCCCTCATTCACCACATTACCAATTTTGTGGTGATGAATGATACGGCCAATGTAACGCTGCACATCGGTGGGTTGCCGGTTATGGCGCATGATCGAGCCGAGGTGGCCGAGATGGTGACCGCTGCAGGTGCGCTGGTGTTGAATGTGGGCACGTTGTCGCCTGATTGGATTGAAGCGATGTTGATTGCCGGTCGGCGGGCAAACGAGCTGGGGATTCCTATCGTGCTCGATCCGGTGGGTGCTGGTGCGACAAGCCTGCGCACGGCGAGTAATCGGCGGTTGCTTGAAGAGCTTCAGATTGCGGTGGTGCGGGGTAATTCCGGCGAGATCGGTGCGCTGGCCGGGATGGGTGGCGTGGTCAAAGGGGTCGAGACGGTGGTTGAGGTCGATGATCCGACCGCAGCCGCGAAGGCGCTGGCCCAACAGTACCGTACTGTGGTTGCTGTTACCGGTCGGCAAGATGTCGTGACCGATGGGAAGCGGGTGTTTCTGGTCGATAATGGTCATGAATGGCTGAAGACGCTCACCGGCACTGGCTGTTCGGCAACCACGGTTATCGCTGCATTTGCTGCAGTTGAGCGCGAGTATCCCTTTGCCGCAGCGGCTGCGCTGGCCTGTTTTGGTCTGGCCGCCGAACTGGCCGCGCCGGCAGCACGTGGGCCGGCAAGCTTTAAGGTGGCCTTTTACGATGCTATCTACCATCTTTCGGCTGATCAGATTCGTGCCGGGGCACGGGTAACTGCTGTTGCAGGGTAG
- a CDS encoding FAD-binding protein has product MDRSDYQTDVLIVGSGAGALVAALVAKEAGLETLVIEKTDLVGGSSAMSGGGLWIPNNPVSREAGVEDSFEMAWRYLEEVVPAAGPAASPDRRRAFLEYGPQMVEFLRRLGFRWHAAIGYPDYYPERPGGSKRGRAIEGSIFDGRQLGPWLKRLRPFPGAPPIPIHTNEVASFLVSLRTVRGFLMAMRVFGRFFQRALGKVPMGLGASLVGQLLWLCLQRNIPIWLESSLEELVVDHGRVAGAVVRREGRTLRVAARRGVLLAAGGFEHHGEMRERYLPKPTSTDWAVGASGNTGDAIRAAQALGAAVALMDKAWGGPVVILPQGQVSFLVGERSLPFSIIVDSKGERFMNESASYVDCWRWQYERHRQTPAIPAWLIMESRHRRYYPFGLLPPGITPQSATSSQFLVRAQTLRELAMRIGIDPDGLERTVVRFNRMAQQGKDEDFHRGESAYDRFYSDPRVKPNPNLGPLERPPFYATAIYPGELGTLGGLLTDEWGQVLHENGEPIPGLYATGNTSASVFGGTYPGPGSTLGPACTFAYIAMQHIVQNMQLVERV; this is encoded by the coding sequence ATGGATCGATCTGATTACCAGACGGACGTTCTCATTGTCGGGAGCGGAGCCGGTGCGCTGGTGGCAGCACTGGTGGCGAAGGAGGCCGGACTCGAGACACTGGTGATCGAAAAAACTGATCTGGTAGGTGGTTCAAGCGCTATGTCGGGTGGCGGATTGTGGATTCCCAACAATCCGGTGTCGCGCGAGGCCGGGGTAGAAGATTCGTTTGAGATGGCGTGGCGTTATTTAGAAGAGGTGGTACCGGCTGCCGGTCCCGCTGCCTCACCCGATCGGCGGCGAGCTTTTTTAGAGTACGGGCCACAGATGGTTGAGTTTCTGCGTCGCCTTGGCTTTCGGTGGCATGCCGCCATCGGGTATCCAGATTACTACCCTGAACGTCCTGGTGGCTCGAAACGCGGGCGCGCCATCGAGGGAAGCATCTTCGACGGCCGTCAATTAGGGCCATGGCTGAAACGGCTCCGTCCTTTCCCGGGTGCGCCACCAATACCGATACATACAAATGAGGTTGCTTCTTTTTTGGTTTCGTTGCGTACAGTGCGCGGATTCCTCATGGCCATGCGTGTCTTTGGGCGGTTCTTTCAACGAGCGCTGGGTAAGGTGCCGATGGGTCTGGGGGCGTCGCTCGTAGGCCAACTGCTCTGGTTATGTCTGCAACGGAATATCCCGATCTGGCTCGAAAGCTCTCTCGAAGAATTGGTCGTTGATCATGGACGGGTTGCCGGCGCTGTTGTGCGCCGTGAAGGGCGCACTCTGCGTGTGGCAGCTCGTAGAGGGGTGTTGCTGGCAGCGGGTGGTTTTGAGCATCACGGCGAGATGCGTGAACGCTATCTTCCCAAGCCCACGAGTACCGACTGGGCTGTAGGTGCATCGGGCAATACAGGCGATGCCATTCGTGCCGCCCAGGCTCTCGGTGCGGCGGTAGCCTTAATGGATAAGGCCTGGGGTGGGCCTGTGGTGATACTCCCGCAAGGTCAGGTGTCGTTTCTGGTCGGCGAGCGCTCGTTGCCGTTCTCCATCATTGTTGATAGCAAGGGCGAGCGTTTCATGAACGAGTCGGCTTCATATGTCGATTGCTGGCGTTGGCAATATGAGCGGCACAGGCAGACGCCGGCCATTCCGGCCTGGCTGATCATGGAAAGCCGTCATCGCCGCTACTATCCGTTTGGGTTATTGCCGCCGGGCATTACGCCGCAATCGGCCACCAGCTCCCAATTCCTGGTGCGCGCGCAAACATTGCGAGAGCTGGCGATGCGTATTGGTATCGATCCCGATGGGTTAGAACGCACAGTAGTGCGGTTTAATCGAATGGCACAGCAGGGTAAGGATGAAGATTTCCACCGTGGTGAGAGTGCTTACGACCGTTTCTACAGCGATCCGCGCGTAAAGCCCAACCCCAATCTCGGCCCGCTAGAACGTCCACCTTTCTATGCGACGGCTATCTATCCCGGCGAACTGGGGACACTGGGTGGTCTGTTGACAGATGAGTGGGGACAGGTGCTGCACGAAAATGGCGAGCCTATTCCCGGTCTGTACGCCACAGGCAACACCTCGGCCTCAGTGTTCGGAGGCACTTATCCAGGCCCCGGTTCCACGTTAGGCCCGGCGTGTACCTTTGCCTACATAGCCATGCAGCATATCGTGCAAAATATGCAACTTGTCGAGCGGGTGTAA
- a CDS encoding SDR family NAD(P)-dependent oxidoreductase — MKVKNKVFVVTGGASGLGRELVLRLLDMGANVAAVDINGAALDELVGQAGQARSKLSTHVVNIADLAAVQALPEKVLSVHGAVDGLINNAGIIQPFVKVNDLEDAAIDRVLKVNFYGTLYMTKSFLPYLIKRPVAHIVNISSMGALVPVPGQTMYGASKAAVKLFTEGLRSELLNTNVRVTIVFPGAMATDIVKNSNVAQSSLPMQAAQAQRSSRMKALSPKEAARIIIDGIEGDRYRILVGSDARMMDWLSRLNPRWAAELIYRQMQHLLSR, encoded by the coding sequence ATGAAAGTAAAAAACAAAGTCTTCGTCGTCACAGGAGGGGCGAGCGGTTTAGGTCGCGAGCTGGTTTTACGGCTGCTCGATATGGGGGCGAATGTTGCTGCCGTGGATATCAATGGTGCGGCGCTTGACGAACTGGTCGGGCAGGCAGGTCAGGCCAGGAGCAAACTTTCTACCCATGTGGTGAATATTGCTGATCTGGCGGCTGTTCAGGCGCTTCCCGAAAAAGTTCTGTCTGTCCATGGAGCAGTTGATGGTCTGATCAACAATGCGGGCATCATTCAGCCTTTTGTCAAAGTAAACGACCTGGAGGATGCGGCAATTGATCGGGTATTGAAGGTTAACTTCTATGGCACACTTTACATGACAAAATCGTTCTTGCCGTACCTGATCAAACGACCAGTAGCGCACATTGTCAATATTTCCAGTATGGGGGCGCTGGTGCCGGTGCCTGGACAAACAATGTACGGTGCCTCAAAAGCTGCCGTTAAGCTCTTCACCGAAGGTTTGAGGAGTGAGCTGCTTAACACCAATGTTCGGGTGACGATTGTATTTCCGGGTGCGATGGCTACCGATATTGTCAAAAATTCTAACGTGGCTCAGTCTTCACTGCCTATGCAGGCAGCGCAGGCACAACGTTCGAGTCGCATGAAGGCACTTTCGCCAAAGGAAGCTGCACGCATCATCATAGACGGTATTGAAGGGGATCGCTATCGCATTCTTGTCGGTTCAGATGCGCGAATGATGGACTGGCTCAGCCGACTGAATCCCCGCTGGGCAGCCGAATTGATCTACAGGCAGATGCAACATCTGTTGTCTCGGTAA
- a CDS encoding aminoglycoside phosphotransferase family protein, protein MKSKTKNTKTRAQIEAMVARAFGGMALADDEGAVYELKDGWFNAVYSIRLANGQEVILKIAPPPDAEVMSYEKNIMATEVATMRLVRQNPAIPVPNIYFCDDTHEVCDADYFFMEKLAGDTLAHMRARLPAATLATLEYQIGTIIREINSFRGTYFGYEGNPDLRASTWKEAFIRIMDAVLEDAARKRVTFDYSYDEIRDVVWKHAAALEEVTIPCLVHWDAWDANFFVQQGRIVGIIDFERVLWADPLMEAQFRPFFGDGITNSMRGYGKTSFTFAEKQRCYLYSLHLALVMHTECYYRNYDTDEIFNFSKGFIARSMAWLRANYVYG, encoded by the coding sequence ATGAAGAGCAAGACCAAGAACACTAAAACCCGCGCGCAGATTGAAGCCATGGTTGCCAGGGCATTTGGTGGGATGGCGCTGGCCGATGACGAAGGTGCAGTTTATGAGCTGAAGGATGGCTGGTTCAATGCGGTGTACAGCATCCGGCTCGCCAATGGGCAGGAAGTTATCCTCAAGATCGCCCCACCACCTGATGCAGAAGTGATGTCGTATGAGAAGAACATCATGGCAACCGAGGTTGCCACCATGCGTCTGGTTCGACAAAACCCGGCTATTCCCGTGCCCAACATTTACTTCTGCGATGATACGCATGAGGTGTGTGATGCGGACTACTTCTTTATGGAGAAACTTGCCGGGGATACGCTTGCGCATATGCGAGCGCGCTTGCCTGCCGCGACCCTGGCAACGCTCGAATACCAGATTGGTACCATTATCCGCGAGATCAACAGTTTTCGCGGTACCTATTTTGGGTATGAAGGGAATCCCGATCTGCGCGCCAGTACCTGGAAAGAGGCATTCATCAGGATTATGGATGCGGTGCTGGAAGACGCCGCTCGCAAACGGGTAACGTTTGACTACAGCTACGATGAAATCCGCGACGTGGTTTGGAAACACGCTGCTGCGCTAGAGGAGGTTACTATACCGTGCCTGGTGCACTGGGATGCCTGGGATGCCAATTTCTTTGTTCAGCAAGGTCGAATTGTCGGAATCATTGACTTTGAACGGGTATTATGGGCCGATCCACTAATGGAAGCTCAATTTCGGCCATTTTTTGGTGATGGAATTACTAACAGCATGCGCGGCTACGGCAAGACATCATTCACCTTTGCCGAAAAACAACGCTGTTACCTGTACTCATTGCATCTTGCTTTAGTGATGCATACCGAGTGTTATTACCGCAATTACGATACTGATGAAATCTTCAATTTCTCCAAAGGTTTTATTGCGAGAAGTATGGCGTGGTTGCGGGCTAACTACGTGTATGGATGA
- a CDS encoding glycoside hydrolase family 3 N-terminal domain-containing protein: MTTNDALVQRANDLLAAMTLEEKAGQISQYFYFRGLTAQNELVEAQVRAGQVGSLLFVADPRETNRLQRIAVEESRLGIPLLFGFDVIHGLRTIFPVPLGMAASWDPQLYERVQAIAAREARAVGIHWTFAPMVDIARDPRWGRIVEGAGEDPYLGAQMAAAQVRGFQGEAIGAPEHVVAGPKHYVGYGAALGGRDYDEVNISESELRNVYLPPFAAAVAAGAGNVMTSYVGIDGVPGAADRYLLTDVLRGELGFKGFVVSDAAAVMDLVTHGFARDAQDAAVRALRAGLDMEMWLGMRFVPGTNPIPTVGAFSTLAEAVRSGVIEESLLDEAVRRVLLVKLRLGLFEQPYVNEGAAGAILNDPAHREMARIAAERAAVLLRNEGNILPLDRSAVRQVAVIGPLADDRAATLGPWVFAPDLNATVTVLEGLRRTAGEGVRVEYAPGVPMPTRAIPSPFASLSQALGMPASSETSFDEEAEFARAVALARASDVAVLVLGEAADMNGEAASRSTLDLPGRQLELLEAVAATGTPVVVVLLSGRPLDLRRVLPCSAAILVAWHPGSEGGNAVARLLWGDATPGGKLPFSWPRSVGQVPIIYSRLNSHQPATSHQRYWEEESTPLYPFGFGLTYGQVEYRNLTLSATQIGLEDTIEATVEVHNTSAREVEEVAQLYLHQRYGRAARPVRELKGFERVTLKPGERRTLRFAIPPSARRYWSKADSAYVLDESDFDVWVGGDSTAALHAEFSVRSSTV; this comes from the coding sequence ATGACCACCAATGACGCTCTCGTCCAACGTGCCAATGATCTCCTTGCAGCGATGACCCTGGAAGAGAAGGCCGGGCAGATCAGTCAGTACTTTTACTTTAGAGGATTGACGGCGCAAAACGAACTGGTCGAAGCTCAGGTGCGCGCCGGGCAGGTCGGTAGTCTCTTGTTTGTCGCTGATCCACGCGAGACGAATCGGTTGCAACGCATCGCCGTTGAGGAAAGTCGCCTTGGTATTCCGCTGTTGTTTGGCTTCGATGTGATTCATGGCCTGCGGACGATCTTTCCCGTTCCGCTGGGCATGGCTGCATCCTGGGACCCGCAGCTTTATGAGCGTGTCCAGGCGATAGCGGCGCGTGAAGCGCGAGCGGTGGGTATCCACTGGACGTTTGCTCCGATGGTGGATATTGCCCGTGATCCCCGTTGGGGGCGGATTGTTGAGGGTGCCGGCGAAGACCCATACCTTGGTGCGCAGATGGCCGCGGCGCAGGTGCGTGGTTTTCAGGGTGAGGCAATCGGCGCGCCTGAGCACGTTGTCGCCGGCCCGAAGCACTACGTCGGTTACGGCGCAGCGCTTGGTGGTCGTGATTATGACGAGGTGAACATCTCGGAGAGCGAGTTGCGCAATGTGTACCTGCCGCCATTTGCCGCGGCAGTGGCCGCAGGAGCAGGCAATGTCATGACTTCCTATGTTGGCATCGACGGAGTGCCCGGTGCTGCCGACCGCTACCTGCTTACCGATGTACTGCGTGGCGAACTTGGTTTTAAGGGCTTTGTGGTAAGTGATGCAGCAGCGGTGATGGACCTGGTTACCCATGGCTTTGCCCGTGATGCGCAGGATGCTGCGGTACGCGCCCTGCGGGCCGGTCTCGATATGGAGATGTGGCTCGGTATGCGCTTTGTGCCGGGCACCAATCCGATTCCGACGGTGGGAGCCTTCAGCACGCTTGCCGAGGCTGTGCGCAGCGGAGTGATTGAGGAGAGTCTGCTCGATGAAGCAGTTCGCCGGGTACTGCTCGTGAAGTTGCGTCTGGGTCTGTTCGAGCAGCCGTATGTGAATGAGGGTGCAGCGGGCGCTATCCTGAACGATCCTGCACACCGCGAGATGGCACGGATTGCAGCGGAACGGGCGGCGGTATTGTTGCGAAACGAGGGTAACATTCTACCGCTTGATCGCTCTGCTGTGCGCCAGGTGGCAGTGATCGGCCCGCTGGCAGACGACCGGGCGGCCACGCTGGGGCCGTGGGTCTTTGCACCCGATCTCAATGCCACGGTCACCGTTCTGGAAGGACTACGGCGCACTGCCGGCGAAGGTGTGCGGGTCGAGTACGCGCCTGGAGTGCCCATGCCGACACGTGCGATCCCCTCGCCGTTCGCGTCACTGTCGCAGGCACTCGGTATGCCGGCGTCGTCTGAGACATCTTTTGACGAGGAGGCGGAGTTTGCCCGTGCAGTTGCACTGGCCCGCGCATCGGATGTAGCGGTACTGGTGCTTGGTGAGGCAGCCGATATGAATGGTGAGGCTGCCTCACGTTCGACCCTTGATCTGCCGGGTCGTCAGCTTGAATTGTTAGAGGCGGTTGCCGCAACGGGTACGCCGGTCGTCGTTGTATTGTTGAGTGGGCGACCGCTCGATCTGCGTCGCGTGTTGCCATGCTCGGCGGCCATCCTGGTCGCGTGGCACCCCGGTAGCGAAGGTGGGAATGCAGTGGCCCGATTGTTGTGGGGTGATGCCACACCCGGCGGCAAGCTGCCATTTAGCTGGCCGCGCAGTGTTGGACAGGTACCCATCATCTACTCACGACTGAACTCGCACCAGCCTGCTACCAGCCACCAGCGCTACTGGGAAGAAGAGAGCACTCCGCTCTATCCCTTTGGCTTCGGTCTGACCTACGGTCAGGTCGAGTATCGCAATTTGACGTTGAGTGCAACGCAGATCGGCCTGGAGGACACGATTGAGGCCACTGTCGAGGTTCACAATACATCGGCGAGGGAAGTCGAGGAGGTCGCCCAGCTCTACCTGCACCAGCGCTACGGGCGTGCTGCCCGTCCGGTGCGCGAGCTGAAGGGATTTGAGCGGGTAACGCTCAAGCCGGGAGAGCGGCGAACGTTGCGCTTTGCGATACCCCCTTCGGCACGCCGCTACTGGAGCAAGGCCGACAGTGCCTACGTGCTTGACGAGTCGGATTTTGACGTTTGGGTAGGCGGTGATTCGACAGCAGCGCTACACGCCGAATTCTCGGTGCGGAGCAGCACTGTCTAA
- a CDS encoding MFS transporter translates to MPTNKTRVSGIGLIVLAFVAFIALGLPDGLLGVGWPSIRDSFAVPLDAIGMLLTTVIAGYMISSFFSGFLLSRLGVGRMLAASCLLTGMALIGYTVVPHWWMMVALGVFAGLGAGAIDAGLNTYVAAHFGETLMQWLHASWGVGVTIGPILMTLGLTTLNTWHFGYQIVGIFQIALAICFVLTLAMWASHARNVPSGDEPAKRLTDYQTPMIETLRQPQVWLSVMLFFLYVGAESSLGIWTYTLLTESRGVDQALAGFFAGSYWFTFTIGRIAAGMITIRTGATRLVFTGLSGALLGAVLLIWNPSQLMNVVAVALIGLAIAPIFPALMSDTSMRVGDHHAANTIGMQMTATGFGTAVIPGLMGVLAQRVSLEIIPLCLLVVYASLFGLYLLVVRLRRVSVTVVAAKTGPTQAIK, encoded by the coding sequence ATGCCGACGAACAAGACACGAGTCTCAGGCATAGGCCTCATTGTGCTGGCATTTGTTGCCTTCATTGCCCTCGGTCTGCCCGATGGCCTGCTCGGTGTTGGCTGGCCATCGATTCGCGACAGTTTTGCCGTTCCACTTGATGCAATTGGGATGCTGCTGACGACGGTCATTGCCGGCTATATGATTTCGAGTTTCTTCAGTGGGTTCCTCCTCTCGCGGTTGGGGGTAGGTCGGATGTTGGCGGCAAGTTGTTTGCTGACCGGGATGGCGCTGATCGGTTATACCGTCGTTCCCCACTGGTGGATGATGGTAGCGCTGGGGGTTTTTGCCGGGTTGGGTGCGGGGGCGATTGACGCCGGTTTGAACACGTATGTGGCAGCGCATTTTGGTGAAACGCTGATGCAGTGGCTCCATGCCAGTTGGGGTGTCGGGGTTACGATTGGTCCCATCCTGATGACGCTTGGGCTGACGACGCTGAACACGTGGCACTTTGGTTACCAGATTGTCGGTATTTTTCAGATCGCGCTGGCGATCTGTTTTGTCCTCACGTTAGCGATGTGGGCCAGCCATGCGCGCAATGTGCCATCAGGTGACGAGCCTGCCAAACGACTGACCGATTACCAGACACCGATGATCGAAACGCTACGCCAGCCGCAGGTATGGCTGAGTGTCATGCTGTTTTTTCTGTATGTGGGCGCAGAGTCCTCTCTGGGAATCTGGACTTATACGCTGTTGACCGAGTCGCGGGGTGTGGATCAGGCATTGGCAGGCTTTTTTGCAGGTAGCTACTGGTTTACCTTCACTATCGGGCGGATCGCGGCGGGGATGATTACGATCCGAACAGGAGCTACCAGACTGGTGTTCACGGGGCTGTCAGGCGCGCTGCTAGGTGCAGTTTTGCTGATCTGGAATCCCTCGCAATTGATGAATGTGGTAGCGGTGGCTTTAATTGGCCTGGCGATTGCCCCGATCTTCCCGGCACTGATGTCTGACACCAGCATGCGCGTGGGCGATCACCATGCCGCCAATACGATAGGGATGCAGATGACTGCAACAGGATTTGGTACCGCAGTGATCCCCGGCCTGATGGGTGTACTGGCGCAGCGCGTCTCGCTGGAGATAATTCCGCTCTGTCTGCTGGTGGTATATGCCAGCCTATTCGGATTGTATCTTCTTGTCGTGCGGCTACGAAGGGTGTCGGTTACGGTTGTGGCAGCGAAGACCGGGCCAACCCAGGCTATCAAATAA
- a CDS encoding LacI family DNA-binding transcriptional regulator, translated as MSKKSVQTLEDIARLANVSRSTVSRALNNSPLISKQTRERIQAIAREHNFCLNVSGRNLRLRSSRTIAFVAPMCFPPVASAEHLFGLEMLGAIWSGLHELNYDCLIVHSASQDTDWVHRYLHSGRVDGFILMESSFKQTQIEALVQMKVPFIVWGMPVSPFNYCSVTGDNVAGGRLATEYLIRTGRQRIAFLGGLKGTLTVENRFKGYEQALQLAGRALDPALIVYGDYTYASGAAGMQRLLERAPDLDAVFVNSDLMAIAAINVIQESGRSVPADIAVVGYDDLSIAGYATLPLTTIRQNIPLAGKLLAQNLIQHIETGLVTNVTVPVELVIRKSA; from the coding sequence ATGAGCAAAAAATCTGTTCAAACACTTGAAGATATTGCACGGCTGGCCAACGTCTCGCGTTCGACCGTTTCACGGGCTTTGAACAATAGCCCTCTAATTAGCAAGCAGACCAGAGAGCGGATTCAGGCTATTGCTCGTGAGCATAATTTCTGTCTTAATGTCTCAGGGCGCAATCTCAGATTACGTAGTAGCCGTACCATTGCCTTTGTTGCTCCAATGTGTTTCCCACCCGTAGCTTCAGCCGAACATCTATTTGGGCTGGAGATGCTGGGTGCTATCTGGAGCGGTCTCCACGAGCTAAATTATGATTGTCTGATTGTACACAGTGCCTCACAAGATACTGATTGGGTGCATCGTTATCTGCATAGCGGTCGTGTTGATGGTTTCATTCTCATGGAATCAAGTTTCAAGCAAACCCAAATTGAGGCGCTGGTGCAGATGAAGGTGCCATTCATTGTTTGGGGTATGCCGGTGTCACCCTTTAACTACTGCTCGGTGACGGGTGATAATGTTGCGGGAGGGCGACTGGCAACCGAATACCTGATTCGTACCGGTCGGCAACGGATCGCCTTCCTTGGTGGGTTGAAAGGTACTTTAACGGTTGAGAACCGTTTCAAAGGCTACGAGCAGGCATTGCAGCTCGCCGGACGAGCATTAGACCCCGCGTTGATCGTATACGGTGATTACACGTATGCATCGGGAGCTGCTGGCATGCAACGTCTCCTTGAACGCGCTCCTGATCTGGATGCGGTCTTTGTCAATAGCGACCTGATGGCGATTGCAGCCATCAATGTGATTCAGGAGAGCGGGAGAAGTGTTCCAGCGGATATTGCCGTTGTCGGATACGATGATCTGTCGATTGCCGGTTATGCGACTCTCCCGTTGACCACAATACGGCAGAATATTCCTCTGGCTGGCAAACTTCTCGCTCAGAACTTGATTCAGCATATCGAAACGGGGCTGGTTACGAATGTGACGGTTCCGGTAGAGCTAGTGATTCGGAAGTCAGCGTAA